A portion of the Corynebacterium rouxii genome contains these proteins:
- the secA gene encoding preprotein translocase subunit SecA — MFGLSKMLRVGEGRAVKRLKKIADDVIALEADYTDLTDEELKAKTHEFQERITQGESVDDLLLEAFAVAREASWRVLGQKHYPVQIMGGAALHFGNVAEMRTGEGKTLTCVLPAYLNALEGKGVHVVTVNDYLAKRDAEWMGRVHRWLGLKVGVILANMQPAERREAYNADITYGTNNELGFDYLRDNMVRSLDELVQRGHHYAIVDEVDSILIDEARTPLIISGPVDGSSQWYSVFAQIVPRMTRDIHYEVDNRKRTVGVREEGVAFVEDQLGIDNLYAPEHSQLVSYLNNAIKAKELFNRDKDYIVRNGEVLIVDDFTGRVLDGRRYNEGMHQAIEAKENVEIKNENQTLATITLQNYFRLYDKLSGMTGTAETEASELHQIYKLDVIPIPTNRPNQREDMTDLVYKTQEAKFAAVVDDISERVAKGQPVLVGTTSVERSEYLSQLLQRRGIKHSVLNAKFHEQEAQIVAKAGLPGAVTVATNMAGRGTDIVLGGNADIIADTNLRERGLNPVDTPEEYEAAWDAELAHVKEDGAKKAEKVREAGGLYVLGTERHESRRIDNQLRGRAGRQGDPGTTRFYLSMRDDLMVRFVGQTMENMMNRLNVPDDVPIEAKMVTNSIKSAQTSVENQNFEMRKNVLKYDEVMNEQRKVIYTERREILESADIAADIQKMIDDTIGAYVDAATATGYVEDWDLETLWNALESLYGPSFSAQELIDGDAYGEPGELSASDLRKAVLEDAHKQYAELEENVTAIGGEAQMRNIERMVILPVIDTKWREHLYEMDYLKEGIGLRAMAQRDPLVEYQKEGGDMFNAMKDAVKEETVRQLFLLRKQFAAANEQLAETEEGIVEA; from the coding sequence GTGTTTGGACTTTCCAAGATGCTTCGCGTTGGCGAAGGACGGGCCGTCAAGCGCCTGAAGAAGATCGCTGATGATGTGATCGCACTCGAGGCGGATTACACCGATCTTACTGACGAGGAGCTCAAGGCTAAGACCCATGAATTCCAAGAGCGCATTACGCAAGGTGAATCAGTAGATGATCTCTTGCTTGAGGCATTTGCGGTCGCCCGTGAGGCGTCGTGGCGCGTGCTGGGTCAGAAGCACTACCCAGTGCAGATTATGGGTGGTGCTGCGTTGCACTTTGGCAACGTTGCCGAGATGCGTACTGGTGAGGGTAAGACCTTGACCTGTGTGCTTCCCGCATACCTCAATGCTCTCGAGGGCAAGGGTGTTCATGTTGTTACCGTGAACGATTACTTGGCTAAGCGTGACGCTGAGTGGATGGGCCGTGTGCACCGCTGGCTAGGCCTGAAGGTTGGCGTGATCTTGGCTAATATGCAGCCTGCGGAGCGTCGTGAAGCCTACAACGCCGACATCACTTATGGCACCAACAACGAGTTGGGCTTTGATTACCTGCGTGACAACATGGTGCGCTCCCTTGATGAGCTCGTTCAGCGTGGCCACCACTATGCGATCGTGGATGAGGTTGACTCCATTCTTATCGACGAGGCGCGTACGCCACTGATTATCTCCGGCCCAGTGGACGGATCATCGCAGTGGTACAGTGTGTTCGCTCAGATCGTTCCTCGTATGACCCGCGATATTCATTATGAAGTGGATAACCGCAAGCGCACCGTAGGTGTGCGTGAAGAGGGCGTAGCGTTCGTTGAAGACCAGCTCGGTATTGATAACCTTTATGCACCTGAGCACTCCCAGCTGGTGAGCTACCTTAACAATGCTATCAAGGCTAAGGAACTGTTCAACCGTGACAAGGACTACATCGTGCGCAACGGTGAAGTTCTGATCGTTGATGACTTCACAGGTCGTGTTCTTGATGGCCGCCGCTACAACGAGGGCATGCACCAGGCGATCGAGGCGAAAGAAAACGTCGAGATCAAAAACGAGAACCAGACTCTGGCAACCATCACGTTGCAGAACTACTTCCGTTTGTACGACAAGTTGTCGGGTATGACGGGTACCGCAGAAACGGAAGCATCCGAGCTGCACCAGATCTACAAACTTGACGTTATCCCGATTCCTACCAACCGTCCGAACCAGCGTGAAGACATGACTGACTTGGTGTACAAGACCCAAGAGGCCAAGTTCGCTGCCGTGGTGGACGACATCTCTGAACGCGTAGCAAAGGGACAACCAGTTCTGGTTGGTACCACGTCTGTTGAGCGCTCCGAGTATCTCTCCCAGCTGCTGCAGCGCCGTGGAATCAAGCACAGTGTGCTCAACGCTAAGTTCCACGAGCAGGAAGCCCAGATTGTGGCCAAGGCGGGTCTGCCTGGTGCAGTTACCGTGGCAACAAACATGGCCGGTCGTGGTACCGACATCGTGCTTGGTGGTAACGCCGACATCATTGCTGATACCAACCTGCGTGAGCGCGGTCTCAACCCTGTTGATACTCCTGAAGAGTACGAGGCAGCATGGGATGCCGAGCTCGCACACGTTAAAGAAGATGGTGCGAAGAAAGCCGAAAAGGTTCGTGAAGCAGGCGGCCTTTATGTTTTGGGTACCGAGCGTCACGAGTCGCGTCGTATTGATAACCAGTTGCGTGGTCGTGCTGGTCGTCAGGGCGATCCAGGCACCACCCGTTTCTACCTGTCCATGCGCGATGACCTCATGGTTCGTTTTGTTGGCCAGACCATGGAAAACATGATGAACCGTCTCAACGTCCCAGACGATGTGCCTATCGAGGCCAAGATGGTGACCAACTCCATCAAGTCCGCTCAGACTTCTGTGGAGAACCAGAACTTTGAGATGCGTAAGAACGTCTTGAAGTACGACGAAGTGATGAACGAGCAGCGCAAGGTCATTTACACCGAGCGTCGTGAGATTCTTGAATCGGCTGACATCGCGGCTGACATCCAAAAGATGATCGATGACACTATCGGTGCCTATGTCGATGCTGCGACCGCGACCGGCTACGTTGAGGACTGGGACCTAGAAACCCTCTGGAACGCTCTCGAGTCTCTCTATGGTCCATCCTTTAGCGCACAAGAGCTTATTGACGGCGATGCTTACGGTGAGCCAGGTGAGCTTTCTGCCTCCGATCTGCGTAAAGCTGTGCTGGAAGACGCACACAAGCAGTACGCGGAGCTGGAGGAAAACGTCACCGCTATCGGTGGCGAGGCACAGATGCGCAACATTGAGCGCATGGTCATCCTGCCGGTTATCGACACCAAGTGGCGCGAGCACCTCTATGAGATGGATTACCTCAAGGAAGGTATTGGCCTACGTGCCATGGCTCAGCGCGACCCACTGGTTGAGTACCAGAAGGAAGGCGGCGACATGTTCAACGCCATGAAGGACGCT